Part of the Pseudoliparis swirei isolate HS2019 ecotype Mariana Trench chromosome 18, NWPU_hadal_v1, whole genome shotgun sequence genome is shown below.
GGTCTCCGGAAGAGATCGAGGAGGCCAGGAGGAAGATGTTCAACACGGTGTTCCAGGGCGGAGCGCCCCAGAAGCAACCTGCTGCGCAGCGGCACGTCAATCACATCGTGACCCACCACACCGTCCACGCCGGCTCCAGAGGACCAACCTTTCCGATGGCCAAAGCTCCCTTCGGCGCAATGAGACCCGGGGGGATCGCGACCGCGCAGGCCAGCATGTCGACGAACCCGAACGTCACCCGGATTTCGTACTCGACTCCAATCGTGGCCCCAAAGTTTCCATCCGTGGTCAGAACAGCACAGGCACTGACCAAGAATACTCGACCCACCGCCGAGCCGGACAAGAGCAACGGCCTCGGCCCGGACATGGCCGGAAGCAGCGGTTGCGTCAGTAGCACCAGCAGCAGTCgaagcagcagtagcagcagtagttgcagtagcagcagcagcatcagcagctaTTCCAGCAGCAGTAACGGTGGCGGCGAGACGGCGGCCACCAGGAAGCGGGTCCATACCAGCAGCCCGACCAACAGAATCAACAGCATCGCCACTTGCCTGACCAACACGAGCAATAACGGCGAGCACTGTGCCGCCAACGCCAACAGGAAACCAAACGCCCAGAGCAACCGTCTCCCGACTGGACCGGACGCTTCAAACGGCACCAAGAGTCACGTGATCGTTGATAACACCAGCAAATCAAACTTCACCTTTAACAATCATAGCAGCGGCGCCACCAGTCCACAAGAGCCGGGCCACGCCGCGAAGCCCGGCGACGAACGCGCCAACAATAtccacaagaacaacaacagcaacagcagTATTAGCAATGACTACCCAAGTACAATCTGTAATGACAATGTCCCCAACCTGAACCACACCAGCAAATCCCCAACCGAAAGCACCAGCACTACTGTCATTGCAAAAGGCAGCTCGTCTATCTTAGACGAGGGTCAATGCAACCAGGACTTTCCCATCAAAGGTATGTCCATCTTACAGCAACTCATCAAGGACGAGGACCCGTTTGCTGGGGACAGAAGCGGCCCGGAGATGAAAATGGACCCCGTCAAGATGAACTTCAAGAGGGCGAAGCTGAGCGATCAAGACACCACGCGCGAGATCGTCCATCCCGATAATAAGCCCGAGAAAGCCGAGGCGTCGACGCCTCAGCCGTCTTTCTCGCCCCCCTGGGCCAACAAGACCCCCCAGCAGCTGCACACCCTGCGGCAGGTTTTCTACAACACCCGCTGGCCCAGCAGCCAGCAGTACGAGGACCTGAGCGCCCAGACGGGTCTCGCCAAGTCAGAGGTGGTGCGCTGGTTCAGCGACAGCCGGTACGGTCACAAGAACGGGCACCTGAAGTGGCTGGACGCCTACCAACGAGCGCCCGCCGGAGCGGAGGACGCGAAGAGCCCCGGAGACGCCGGAGCCGAGTCCCCGAAGAACTCTCCGGTGGCCAAAAAGAAACTCGTCGACAAGCTCCTTGAAGGAGCCGCGGGGCTGAACTCGGGGCAGCGGGTCGTGTGGCAGGATTCATACTCGCCGCTGCCGGGCCTGATGGGGTCCGAGGGGATCGGTGAGCGAGGCCGAGCCGAGGAGTCTGTGCAGCCGGGAGTCCTGCAGGGTCCTTGGTCCGAGAGCGCAGaggaccaccaccaccaccaccaccagcagcaccaccaccagcagcagccagtGGCCAGTCAGTCACTCATTGAACAGGCTGATGCCAATCAGGCCAGGTACTTCAGCCAAAATGCTCAAATTACAAAGTGTGATCGAAGCCCCCTGAAGTAAGATGCTCCCCTCATCACAGTGCCTCGTGATAATTTACACGCCGAGCGATATTTAACAATCAAGACCCACGAAGTCAGGCGTCGTGATGAAAGCATGACAGCTTGTTGACGTACGGTAaacaaggaggcaggaggagtgtGTACAGGTGCTCATGCTGAGGAGCTTATTCAGGCAATCAAAGGTCTGTGTTTAAGAAGCTA
Proteins encoded:
- the zhx3a gene encoding zinc fingers and homeoboxes protein 3 isoform X1, whose translation is MASKRKSTVPCMIPSKSKHVREEIILGSLPELLPTIPEDSILSISGEESGHFSHGSSQSDGGGELQKGGAYSCPKCRFESRDLNYFLDHMHNCHLDFRAQPTFYCLNCGVSVVRFEALALHNATAHPKIMEGLVTASLTVNKRDGVTTVEQSLFTDNGEVDKESGISLTKTTIAKMMKAKGEHKKIVVSHTVEVRKIDTGKEVDPSMLTNVPELQNGALSLSGAPAMPRTTVAHVTTTTVSDQVFHQHTPSLYALPSSGSNKDLPKVMIPLSSIPTYDAAMDTSSFLKTSFGKFPYPTKAELCYLTVVSEFPEEQIKLWFTAQRLKQGISWSPEEIEEARRKMFNTVFQGGAPQKQPAAQRHVNHIVTHHTVHAGSRGPTFPMAKAPFGAMRPGGIATAQASMSTNPNVTRISYSTPIVAPKFPSVVRTAQALTKNTRPTAEPDKSNGLGPDMAGSSGCVSSTSSSRSSSSSSSCSSSSSISSYSSSSNGGGETAATRKRVHTSSPTNRINSIATCLTNTSNNGEHCAANANRKPNAQSNRLPTGPDASNGTKSHVIVDNTSKSNFTFNNHSSGATSPQEPGHAAKPGDERANNIHKNNNSNSSISNDYPSTICNDNVPNLNHTSKSPTESTSTTVIAKGSSSILDEGQCNQDFPIKGMSILQQLIKDEDPFAGDRSGPEMKMDPVKMNFKRAKLSDQDTTREIVHPDNKPEKAEASTPQPSFSPPWANKTPQQLHTLRQVFYNTRWPSSQQYEDLSAQTGLAKSEVVRWFSDSRYGHKNGHLKWLDAYQRAPAGAEDAKSPGDAGAESPKNSPVAKKKLVDKLLEGAAGLNSGQRVVWQDSYSPLPGLMGSEGIGERGRAEESVQPGVLQGPWSESAEDHHHHHHQQHHHQQQPVASQSLIEQADANQARYFSQNAQITKCDRSPLK
- the zhx3a gene encoding zinc fingers and homeoboxes protein 3 isoform X2 translates to MASKRKSTVPCMIPSKSKHVREEIILGSLPELLPTIPEDSILSISGEESGHFSHGSSQSDGGGELQKGGAYSCPKCRFESRDLNYFLDHMHNCHLDFRAQPTFYCLNCGVSVVRFEALALHNATAHPKIMEGLVTASLTVNKRDGVTTVEQSLFTDNGEVDKESGISLTKTTIAKMMKAKGEHKKIVVSHTVEVRKIDTGKEVDPSMLTNVPELQNGALSLSGAPAMPRTTVAHVTTTTVSDQVFHQHTPSLYALPSSGSNKDLPKVMIPLSSIPTYDAAMDTSSFLKTSFGKFPYPTKAELCYLTVVSEFPEEQIKLWFTAQRLKQGISWSPEEIEEARRKMFNTVFQGGAPQKQPAAQRHVNHIVTHHTVHAGSRGPTFPMAKAPFGAMRPGGIATAQASMSTNPNVTRISYSTPIVAPKFPSVVRTAQALTKNTRPTAEPDKSNGLGPDMAGSSGCVSSTSSSRSSSSSSSCSSSSSISSYSSSSNGGGETAATRKRVHTSSPTNRINSIATCLTNTSNNGEHCAANANRKPNAQSNRLPTGPDASNGTKSHVIVDNTSKSNFTFNNHSSGATSPQEPGHAAKPGDERANNIHKNNNSNSSISNDYPSTICNDNVPNLNHTSKSPTESTSTTVIAKGSSSILDEGQCNQDFPIKGMSILQQLIKDEDPFAGDRSGPEMKMDPVKMNFKRAKLSDQDTTREIVHPDNKPEKAEASTPQPSFSPPWANKTPQQLHTLRQVFYNTRWPSSQQYEDLSAQTGLAKSEVVRWFSDSRYGHKNGHLKWLDAYQRAPAGAEDAKSPGDAGAESPKNSPVAKKKLVDKLLEGAAGLNSGQRVVWQDSYSPLPGLMGSEGIGERGRAEESVQPGVLQGPWSESAEDHHHHHHQQHHHQQQPVASQSLIEQADANQARDRLRMELR